DNA sequence from the Devosia lacusdianchii genome:
CAAGCTGCGCGAGATCATGGCCATCACCGACAATGTCTCGGTCATGCGCCAGGGCCAGATGGTGGCTACGCTCAAGACATCCGAGACCAATCCGGAAGCCATTGCCGAACTCATGGTTGGCCGCCGCGTGCTGCTGCGTGTCGAAAAGGGCGCTGCCAATCCGGGCAAAACCCTGCTCGAGGTCAAGGATCTAGTGGTCAAGGACGACATGGGCGTGCCCCGCGTCAAGAATGTGAGCTTTGCCGTTCGGGCCGGCGAGATCGTCGGTATTGCCGGCGTTTCCGGCAACGGCCAGACCGAGTTGCTCGAATCCATTTCCGGTATGCGCGACCAGCTCCTGGGCACTGTGACCCTCAATGGGCAGCCGCTTTCCCTGCGGAGCGACGACGGCGCGGCGAGGGCGCGCGAAGCCGGGCTGGCGCATGTGCCCGAAGATCGCCAGCGCATGGGGCTCGTCACCAGTTTCGCCGAATGGGAGAACGCCATTCTGGGCTACCAGAACGATCCCAAATACGGCAAGAACGGCTTCCTCGATATCGGTGCTGCCAAGCAGGCCGCCGCGGAGCACATCAAGCTATTCGACGTGCGCCCCGCCAATATCAATCTCAAGACCTCGCTGTTCTCGGGCGGCAACCAGCAAAAGATCGTGCTGGCGCGCGAGATGGAGCGCGATCCGGACGTGCTGGTCATCGGCCAGCCGACCCGCGGCGTCGATATTGGCGCCATCGAATTCATCCATAACGAAATCATCAAGATGCGCGACGAGGGTAAGGCTATCCTGCTGGTCTCCGTCGAGCTTGACGAAATCCGCTCGCTCGCCGATCGCATCCTCGTCATGTTCGACGGCGTCATCGTCGGTGAAGCTGATCCCGCTACCGCGACCGAGGGCGAACTCGGCCTGATGATGGCCGGCATCGGCAACAAAGAGGCTGCCGAATGAGCGCCCGCAGACCCCTTCCGCGCTGGGCCGACGTGGCCCTGCTACCCGCCATCAATCTCCTCCTGGCTTTCCTCGTCTCCGGCCTCGTCGTGCTGATGATCGGCGAGAACCCACTGCATGCCCTGCAGGTCATCTTCTATGGCGCCTTCGGCTATGGCGATGGCTTCGGCTACACGCTCTATTATGCCACCAATTTCATCTTCACCGGCCTTGCCGTGGCGGTCGCCGCCCATGCCGGGCTGTTCAATATCGGTGGTGACGGGCAGGCCTATGTGGCCGGGCTCGGGGCTATCGTCGTGGCGTTGGCGCTCGATCAGACCCATTGGCTGCTTGTCATGCCGCTGGCCGTTCTGGCCGCGGCGGCGGTGGGTGGTTTCTGGGCCTTCGTGCCCGGCTGGTTGCAGGCCAAGCGCGGCAGCCACGTGGTCATCACGACCATCATGTTCAACTTCATCGCCGCGGCGCTGATGGTCTACATGGTCAATCGCGTGCTCAAGCCCGCCACCACCATGGCCCCGGAATCCGAGACCATCGAGGTCGGCGGCCGCGTACCGCAATTGCGCGAATTCTTCTCGTTCTTCGGCTATTCGCCTGTGAACCTCTCCATCGTCATCGCCGTCATCGCGTTGATCGGGGTCTATATCCTCGTCTGGCACACCAAGTTCGGCTATGCCATGCGCGTACTCGGCGCCAATCCGACGGCGTCGCGCTATGCCGGCATTTCCAACTCCAAGATGATCATGATCACCATGACCATATCCGGCGCACTGGCCGGCATGGTGGCGATCAACGAAGTCATGGGCGTGCAGAACCGCCTGGTGCTCGATTATGTCGCCGGCGCTGGCTTCGTCGGCATTGCCGTGGCGCTGATGGGGCGCAACCACCCCGTGGGTATTGCGCTGGCGGCGATGCTGTTCGGCGCGCTCTATCAGGGTGGGCAGGAACTGCAGTTCGTCATTCCAGGCATTACGCGCGAGATGATCGTCGTCATCCAGGCCCTGGTCATCCTCTTCACTGGCGCCATGGAAGGTCTTTTCCGTCCGGCGCTGGAGCGCACCTTCATGCTGCTGACGCCCGAACAAAAGGCCGACGCCGTTGCGGTTTCGACCGCCAAGACGGAGAGCTGACCGATGGATTTCGCGGTTCTCCTCTCCATCCTCGATGCCACGCTCCGCCTCTCGACGCCGCTGTTGCTGGCGTGTCTGGCCGGGCTCTATTCCGAGCGGGCCGGCGTCTTCGACATCGGCCTCGAAGGCAAGATGCTGTTCGCCGCCTTTGGCGCTGCCGCTGTCGCCGCCATCACCGGCTCGATGTGGCTGGGTCTGCTTGCCGGTATCAGCGTGTCGCTGGCCACGGCGCTCCTGCAAGGCGTCGCCGCCATCTCGCTCAAGGGCAACCAACTCATAGCTGGTGTCGGCATCAACATGCTGGCCGCCGGTCTCACCACCTTCCTCGGCCAGACCTGGTTCCACCAGGGCGGCCGCACCCCGCCGCTCGGCGATGGCGGCCGTTTCCCCCAGATCACGCTGCCCTTTGCCAATGAACTGGCCGGCGTGCCGATCCTGGGGCCAATCTATGCCGAGCTGATCTCCGGCCATTACCTGCTGGTCTATATCGCCTTCCTGGCAGTGCCGATCACTGCCTATGTGCTCTATCGCACCCGTTTCGGACTGCGCTTGCGCGCCGTGGGCGAAAACCCCAAGGCCGTCGACACGGCCGGTATTTCCGTGATCAAGCTGCGCTATCAAGCGGTGCTGATCACCGGCCTGCTCTGCGGCTTTGCTGGCGCCTATTTCTCGATCGCCCAGGGTTCGGGCTTCGGCAATAACATGACGGCAGGTAAGGGCTTCATCGCGCTGGCCGCGCTGATCTTCGCCAAGTGGAAGCCAGTGCCGGCCATGTTCACCTGCCTGCTGTTCGGCTTCCTCGATGCCCTGCAGATCCGTTTGCAGAATTTCGAGCTGCCGGTCATCGGCGTGGTCCCGGTGCAGGCTATCCAGGCGCTGCCCTATGTGCTGACTGTCATTCTGCTGGCCGGGTTCATCGGCAAGGCCGTGGGCCCCAAGGCCGGCGGCGTGGCCTATACCAAAGAGCGATGATCATGGCGAAAACGTCGACCGATCAGGCCTTGTTCGAGGCCGCCGAAGCCATTCGCGCCAAGGCCTATGCGCCCTATTCGCGCTTCCATGTCGGCGCCGCTATCCTGGCCGATGACGGCAAGATCTATGCCGGCTGCAATATCGAAAATGCGGCCTACCCGCAGGGCAATTGCGCCGAGGCCTCGGCCATTTCGGCGATGGTCGCCGGCGGCGGCAAGCGTATCACCCGCATCTACGTCACCGGACCTGGTGCGGCCCCGGTTACGCCCTGCGGCGGCTGCCGCCAGCGCATCCGCGAATTCGCTGATCTCGATGTCGAGATCATCTCCCATGGCGTCGACGGCACCCCGCTTGTCACCACGCTTGCACAATTGCTGCCGCATAGTTTCGGCCCGGAGTTTCTCCCCAAATGACCAAAGCGTCCAAGACGATCCAGAAGATCGCGGGCAAAGAACCGATCGCTGCCGCCATCGTGCTGGGCTCGGGCCTGTCGGCAATCGGCGACCTGCTCGGCGACAAGGTCGCCATTCCCTATTCCGAACTCAAGGGCTTTCCCGGCGCCGGCGTCTCCGGCCATGGTCGCGACCTCCTGATCGGCACCATGGGCGGCAAGCGCGTCGCCGTCCTCACCGGCCGCGAGCACTATTACGAACATGGCAATGCCGCCGCCATGCGCCCGGCGCTCGAAGCCATGTCCGACCTCGGCGCGCAAACCCTGCTGCTGACCAATTCGGCCGGCTCGCTCGATGAGCGCTTCCGCCCCGGCGACCTGATGCTGATTTCCGATCACATCAACTATGCCGGCATGAACCCGCTGATCGGTGAACCCACCGACCGCCGCTTTGTGAACATGGTCGATTGCTATGCCCCTGACCTGCGCGCCAAGGCACAGGGCCTGGCCGAGCGCATGGACATCAAGCTCGGCGAAGGCATCTACCTCTGGTATTCCGGCCCCAGCTTTGAAACCATCGCCGAAATCCAGATGGCGATCCGGCTGGGCGCCAATGCCGTTGGCATGTCGACGGCACCCGAAGTCATTCTCGGGCGTTTCCTGGGAATGAAAGTCTGGGCCTGCTCGTCCATTACCAATATGGGCGCGGGCCTCTCGACCGAAAACATCAGCCATGAGCACACCAAGACCATGGCGGTACAAGGCGCGGCCAAGCTGAAACAGCTAATACCCGCGCTGGTGGAGGAGCTATGAGCCTGCGTGTCGTCGACAACAGCCAGCATCACATTCCGCACAAGCGCAATCCCGGCTTCCCGCTCGATCTCGATTGGGTCGAACGCGTCCGCATGAACCGCTCGGCGCTGGAACGCCGCGCCGGCTCTATCGGCGCGCGCCGCACGGTCAAGAAGGACTATCAGCTCGCCTGGCTGCTCAAGGCCATCACGCTGATCGACCTGACGACGCTCAATTCCGACGATACGGACGGGCGCGTCGAGCGCCTCTGCGCCAAGGCGCGCCATCCGCTACGCCAGGATATTCTCGACAAGCTCGATATCGGTGGCCTACGCATCCTGCCGGGCGCCGTCTGTGTCTACCATAGCTTCGTCAAGACCGCGGTGAATGCGCTCGAAGGCACCGGCATTCCGGTGGCTGCCGTGTCGACGGCCTTCCCACATGGCCTTGCACCCATCGAGACCAAGCTCAAGGAAATCGAGATGTCGGTGGCCGACGGGGCCAAGGAAATCGACATCGTCATCGAACGCGGCATGGTTTTGCGCGGCGACTGGCAGGCGCTCTACGATCAGGTAAGGGCCTTCCGCAAGGCCTGTGGCGACGCTCACATCAAGACCATTCTGGGCACGGGCGAACTCGCCACCCAGACCAATATCGCCAAGGCGAGCCTAGTCTGCATGATGGCCGGCGCCGATTTCATCAAGACCTCCACGGGCAAGGAAAAGGTCAACGCCAACCTCGTGACGTCGCTGACCATGATCCGCATGATCCGCTGGTTCGCCGAGGAAACCGGCATCGAAATCGGCTACAAGCCCGCCGGTGGCATCGCCCACACTAAGGACGCGCTCAACTACATGGCGCTGATGAAGGAAGAGCTGGGCACCCACTGGCTGCAGCCACATCTGTTCCGGTTTGGTGCGAGTAGCCTGCTGACCGATATCGAGCGGCAGCTGGAGCATGGGCTGACCGGGCACTATTCGGCCGACTATCGCCAGCCGATGGTTTGAGTTTTCTGAGGTGGGCTCCGCGCCCCCTCATCCGGCGCTGCGCGCCACCTTCTCCCACGAGGGGAGAAGGGTACCGACTGAAGACTCTCGGCTCCGTCCCCTTCTCCCCTCGTGGGAGAAGGTGCCCGAAGGGCGGATGAGGGGGAGGGCGCCTCACGGCGCAGGAGAACGAAATGAACAAGATCGCGCAAATCTTCCAGTCGCTTGATTACGGCCCGGCCCCGGAAGGCCCCGAGCAGGCCAATGCCTGGCTCGATAGCCATGGCCGCAAGTTCGGTCATTTCATCGATGGCGAGTGGACCGCGCCGGGCAAGACCTTTTCGTCGGATAATCCGGCCAATGGCAAGTC
Encoded proteins:
- a CDS encoding purine-nucleoside phosphorylase, encoding MTKASKTIQKIAGKEPIAAAIVLGSGLSAIGDLLGDKVAIPYSELKGFPGAGVSGHGRDLLIGTMGGKRVAVLTGREHYYEHGNAAAMRPALEAMSDLGAQTLLLTNSAGSLDERFRPGDLMLISDHINYAGMNPLIGEPTDRRFVNMVDCYAPDLRAKAQGLAERMDIKLGEGIYLWYSGPSFETIAEIQMAIRLGANAVGMSTAPEVILGRFLGMKVWACSSITNMGAGLSTENISHEHTKTMAVQGAAKLKQLIPALVEEL
- a CDS encoding cytidine deaminase, which translates into the protein MAKTSTDQALFEAAEAIRAKAYAPYSRFHVGAAILADDGKIYAGCNIENAAYPQGNCAEASAISAMVAGGGKRITRIYVTGPGAAPVTPCGGCRQRIREFADLDVEIISHGVDGTPLVTTLAQLLPHSFGPEFLPK
- a CDS encoding ABC transporter permease, with protein sequence MDFAVLLSILDATLRLSTPLLLACLAGLYSERAGVFDIGLEGKMLFAAFGAAAVAAITGSMWLGLLAGISVSLATALLQGVAAISLKGNQLIAGVGINMLAAGLTTFLGQTWFHQGGRTPPLGDGGRFPQITLPFANELAGVPILGPIYAELISGHYLLVYIAFLAVPITAYVLYRTRFGLRLRAVGENPKAVDTAGISVIKLRYQAVLITGLLCGFAGAYFSIAQGSGFGNNMTAGKGFIALAALIFAKWKPVPAMFTCLLFGFLDALQIRLQNFELPVIGVVPVQAIQALPYVLTVILLAGFIGKAVGPKAGGVAYTKER
- a CDS encoding ABC transporter permease; this encodes MSARRPLPRWADVALLPAINLLLAFLVSGLVVLMIGENPLHALQVIFYGAFGYGDGFGYTLYYATNFIFTGLAVAVAAHAGLFNIGGDGQAYVAGLGAIVVALALDQTHWLLVMPLAVLAAAAVGGFWAFVPGWLQAKRGSHVVITTIMFNFIAAALMVYMVNRVLKPATTMAPESETIEVGGRVPQLREFFSFFGYSPVNLSIVIAVIALIGVYILVWHTKFGYAMRVLGANPTASRYAGISNSKMIMITMTISGALAGMVAINEVMGVQNRLVLDYVAGAGFVGIAVALMGRNHPVGIALAAMLFGALYQGGQELQFVIPGITREMIVVIQALVILFTGAMEGLFRPALERTFMLLTPEQKADAVAVSTAKTES
- a CDS encoding ABC transporter ATP-binding protein, which codes for MNPQRPETAAASAPANGWAIELEKINKRFGAVHANKDIDLKVARGTIHGIVGENGAGKSTLMSILYGFYTADSGVIRVNGQEHAISDSRHALALGIGMVHQHFMLVDNFTVLENIVLGAEDSGFIKPSLDRARKELDRLEHEYDLEVDPDAVVEDISVGQQQRVEILKALYRGAETLILDEPTGVLTPKEADDLFRVLETLRAQGKTVILITHKLREIMAITDNVSVMRQGQMVATLKTSETNPEAIAELMVGRRVLLRVEKGAANPGKTLLEVKDLVVKDDMGVPRVKNVSFAVRAGEIVGIAGVSGNGQTELLESISGMRDQLLGTVTLNGQPLSLRSDDGAARAREAGLAHVPEDRQRMGLVTSFAEWENAILGYQNDPKYGKNGFLDIGAAKQAAAEHIKLFDVRPANINLKTSLFSGGNQQKIVLAREMERDPDVLVIGQPTRGVDIGAIEFIHNEIIKMRDEGKAILLVSVELDEIRSLADRILVMFDGVIVGEADPATATEGELGLMMAGIGNKEAAE
- the deoC gene encoding deoxyribose-phosphate aldolase is translated as MSLRVVDNSQHHIPHKRNPGFPLDLDWVERVRMNRSALERRAGSIGARRTVKKDYQLAWLLKAITLIDLTTLNSDDTDGRVERLCAKARHPLRQDILDKLDIGGLRILPGAVCVYHSFVKTAVNALEGTGIPVAAVSTAFPHGLAPIETKLKEIEMSVADGAKEIDIVIERGMVLRGDWQALYDQVRAFRKACGDAHIKTILGTGELATQTNIAKASLVCMMAGADFIKTSTGKEKVNANLVTSLTMIRMIRWFAEETGIEIGYKPAGGIAHTKDALNYMALMKEELGTHWLQPHLFRFGASSLLTDIERQLEHGLTGHYSADYRQPMV